The genomic segment TGAAAACCACAAGAACAAAGCAGAGACCTTGCTTAAGGCAAGTGTATAACAATTCTTTGCTGAAGCTAAATCACCCTTCTTCCATATGCAGTTGCCTAAGCTCAACCAAGCATCTCCAAGTGAAGGATTCAACTTCACCTATATGGTACACCAAGTAATTTAGCAAAATTCCTATACATAAAATCTATAACAGAGGTAAAAAGAACAATTTTTTTCCCAATCAAACCAGAACAAAATCTAAAAAGAATCAAAGAAGTTACCAAATACTTACAGCTTTGGATAAATGATCTTCTGCTTCTTTCTTATATTCAGGAAAGACATCCAACACCTTTCCTCTCAAGTACTCATGCGTAGCTCTTTGTAGTGGCGTCTTTCTTTTTTCTGAAGCGCAAGAAACAATAAATAAGCACACCTATATCAACAAAAAAATATGCAGATAGATCACATAAAAAAGATCCCGTATCAAGGAAAAGAGTGAGTGCATATCAATACCCGAGGGAATTTCATCGATCAGTTGGAGCGCAAGATTTGCTTTTCCAAGAAGTTTTGAAGCTTTCTCGTCTGGGTTAGCTGAAAAATAGGTATCCCGAACGTCGTAGAGATCATCGGTAGCCTTCAACACTTCTGCAAATGGATAATCTGCATTTCCTCTTACCTCGCTGCTCATTTGTCGCACTGATTTTCACAGAAAAATTAAGCCCAAAACTTTAGTTTATGAGGCTATGCGATTCCGGTATATTGTTTGGATTAAGAAAAACAATTTGATGTGGACTTCAAAATTTAGAATCCCCCACCTTGAAAGGTTTTCTTGTTATTCCACAGGAAATTTTCCAGTCAAACAAAtcttatatatcataatatatatcataatcaTAGAATCATCTCACACAactttttttccatttttctaTATCCCTTTCCCCAAAATTTCAATGAGTTAACGTTTAAACAGACTATTATTTCACCTGTAAAAACCTAgttttattttatgtaattaattattataattaataaatattaatttttaatattaataaatatatttaaattttaaatattattataataaattattatataaaaaatatttatgtgaaTTAAGATAACTGTCAAATTAGAATAAAGTATTATGTTATTAAATTGATTTCGTTATTTTGGTTGAAtagaatttttattaataaaaaaatattttaaaaaacgtttattgttttttaaaaatttttaaataataaataaataattttcaaaaaatcatcatttttataatttattatatgaataaattttgttgaaaaattctaattattttttagtacatgttaaaaaattatatctaaGTTTTAATGAagatacataataataataataataataataataatatcaatttacgAATAGTCAATGTATGAAAAATTCACGacaaaattcttttaaaaattagaaaatgtaatattatatataaaaaaatatattttatgtaatATGATTGGGAATAGTGAAATtccatatataaaaataatataaaattaaaatcataatcAAAGATAAATTAAGTGAATTAACAAGGTTGGTGATCTAATGCTTTAATACGAAGTCTAACCGAACTGATTTTAGGAGAGAAATTGTTCATTCATGTGTATATAATTAAAGCTTAATTGATGATTAAGCAAAATTGATATAAGCCTACTTGATGGCAAATGATCGCTGACAGAAGTCGAGCTGATAAAAAACAATTGATAAAATAGAACCTGCTGAACATTATTTGAATTGCAAAGCTTAATTGATTATTGGATAGAATCTCGTAACAATTTTTTAAGTCATTTGAATGACAGATTTCACGCACACTACCCAAAGTGTACGATTAGTATTAGAAAGCAACTATCGGATTTAAAAAACAACTGTTGCAGACGATACCTATGAATAGATAGGTCGGAAAGTTTCTCAATAGGCTTCTCTCTCCAACTCTTTAACATTCTAAACTATCTAAGAAGTTTTATGAAATCAAGAAATCGACCAATGAGCTATTTGGCCTCCGATTTGGGAGACACCTTCCCCGCTTCACTTGCTGGTACTTTTACTTCACTCTCATCAGAATCTGTTTTCAAAGATTACTGCTTTTTTCTGTTAagttttgtgttttgtattGTTTCCCGTTGCGATGATAGGATTCATGCTGATTATTTTGAAAATGGTTTTTGGTTCGTTACGCGTGAGTATGATTCTATCTTTGAAGCTTCTTGAGGCCAAGTACAATTGGAATATTTTCGCTTGGAATTTAAATCGAAAGATATTAACCATTGTTAAGACACGAAATCCGGTAATAAATGTTAAAGCTACAATTCGAGGATCAAGACCCAACTTTTAAGTCTATCAATTACATATATAACAGCGGATAGCTTACAGTAGGTGTCATAGAATTCGTATTGAACAAAACTGGTTCACTTAAAGTGTGTGTATTCACCATGCATTTGCTAGTATTTTTAGCTTCCATATTTGTCAGCATTGTTTCTCCCTTTCAAACATATCTCCGGTTTCCCAAGAATATCATATCGTATAAAATAAAACGAACAGCAGCAATACAACATTACTTCAATAGAGGGCGGACATCTGCTGCACAAGTAGGATTTGTATCAAACTGCATGCTACTTGAGTTTGATGAGATATCATAAGCATCATACAGGTCAATAGAATGGTATTCTGTTTCATCATAGCTGTGCTGAAAACCTGACCCTTGTTTCCTTATTTGAATTCCTTCCAACTCTGCTGCTACTTCCCTCATTGTTGGCCTTTTCTTACCTTTCAGATACAGACATCTTTTAGCAAGTTGTGCAATTGCCACGATTTCTTCTTTTTGTCCTTCTTTGAGCACCCGTGAATCAATAATGTCGAACAACTGATTTTCCTCCACTGAATGCAGGAAATATGTGATCAAACTTCTTCCCTCTTCCGCTCTAATTGATGATATTGCTTTCTCCCCAGTTAAAAGCTCGACTATTACCACACCAAAACTGTAAACATCGCTCTTGTCAGTAAACTGACCGGATTGGAAGTATTCGGGATCTAAGTAACCAAAGGTGCCTAAAACTCTTGTGGTCACATGAGTCTGATCGATAGAAATCGTCCTTGATGTTCCAAAGTCTGCGACCTTTGCCTGATATTTGCTGTCCAAGAGTATGTTTGTTGACTTGATATCCCGATGATAGATAGGTGTAGATGCAGCTGAATGAAGGTAAGATATAGCACTGGCTACCTCTGTCGCAATTCGTATCCTCATCTCCCATGTCAATGGGAATTCTTCCTTTGGATCATGGATATGTTCGAAAAGTGTGCCATTAGGAATGAACTCGTACACGAGAAGTGGGACTTCAGTCTCCAAGCAACATCCCAGTAGTTTCACTACATGTCTGTGGTTAATTTGTGATAAAATAACCACCTCGTTGATGAACAGTTCAATATCGTCTTTGTCAACCTTCTTGGACTTCTTAACTGCCACAACTCTCCCGTCTTTCAGCATTCCTTTGTAGACAGTACCTTGGCCACCACGGCCAAGCACACGATTTTCATTATACTGATCAGTCGCTTGTGCCAACTCTTTCGCATCAAACAACTTGGTTTTCTCTACACCATTATCTGTTGAATGTAACTGTTTTTCTAACAATATCCCACCATTTCGTGTGAAGAATCTCTTCTTGCGGTTTGCCTTCAATCTTTTCCTAATAACTCTGTAACACCACATTGCGGCGATAAGCAGAAGTAGTGATCCAAGGGCACTCACAATACCGATGTATGATGCAAGTCTTTTGGTAGGCGCCTGGCATCTGTAAGACCCTAATGTGTTGATACAAGTACCGGTACAAAAATTTAATCTCTCACATTCGTTGATGTCTTGGCATCCTCCAGGTAAGTAAGGATTTCCTTCAAATCCACGATTGCATGAACACAGTTGAGTTGATCTAGTTCCATTCAAGTATATGCAGGAACTATAATTCGAACGAGTCATGTTGTCGACCTCCCATTCAAGTACCATATTTGCATATCTAAACCCTTCATCGAATGGATTTGACAAATTAGTGTGAAGCCCTCTATATGTTTTATAATCCTCTTGGAACCATTTTCGCTCAGTAAGAAAGGCGTATCCACAAGAATTTCCATTAGTGCTGGAACCCAGGGTTCGATTATAGGAATACTGAAGTTCTTGGAGCCCTGTTGGGATTGTAATCTGACAACAGTTGATACCATTGCAACTGGTGTCGTTCGAACTAGGATCACAAACAGCCATACACCCACCAATGGTCTCATTATTGGCGCGCAACCAGATTGAATTGTCGCATCCAAGAAGAGCAAACGAGTTTTGAAATGCCGAGATTGTGAAAGCACTGCCTGTCAGCGATCTTCCCAAAGAGAAGAGTCTTTGTTCATCCGAACAATTCAAAGGTGACACAGGCTCAATTACTCGAACTGTCCCATTATCCAAGGAAATGTTTTCTATTTCCATGTTGATGCTGCTCAAAGATAGCTTTGGGGGGAAGCTGGAATTCTGGCAGGCAACCGTGAACCACGAACTTGCGCTGCATCGAGCACCGATTCCAAAAGGATACGGAATCGTCACGTTTCCGCAGGTGTTCGTGCAATTAGGCTTCGACAGAGACACCGCTAGAGCCACGGTCATTGAAAGACATATTGAGACAGCAATGCGAGCTATTAAGGTCAACCCCATCTTGATAAATCGTTTGGGAATTCAATCTGCATAAATTGTTCTTCTGATTAGATTTTGATGAGAATGAGGAAAGAGCAGTCAAACTCAAATCAACCAAACACATTAATCTATCAAGCAACTTCCATCAAGTGAGTGTTATACAACAAATATATGCAAATatataaatgttattttgaaccACAAAATTTGGAGTATAAAACCGGAGGTGTTGAGTATCTGAATTGATATTTTACACACATAACATAATCATCCAAATTGGTAAAAAGCTCAATAATGGAAAGAATTATAAAGATATGATAAAAACATTCAACAGAAATCAAATCAATATTGTGAAGCATAATTAATGGCAATACGCACCTTTTCTTGGTCCAGGTTAATCAATCCAGCAGAGTGCCCTTCGTTTTT from the Primulina tabacum isolate GXHZ01 chromosome 8, ASM2559414v2, whole genome shotgun sequence genome contains:
- the LOC142552689 gene encoding wall-associated receptor kinase-like 10, which produces MGLTLIARIAVSICLSMTVALAVSLSKPNCTNTCGNVTIPYPFGIGARCSASSWFTVACQNSSFPPKLSLSSINMEIENISLDNGTVRVIEPVSPLNCSDEQRLFSLGRSLTGSAFTISAFQNSFALLGCDNSIWLRANNETIGGCMAVCDPSSNDTSCNGINCCQITIPTGLQELQYSYNRTLGSSTNGNSCGYAFLTERKWFQEDYKTYRGLHTNLSNPFDEGFRYANMVLEWEVDNMTRSNYSSCIYLNGTRSTQLCSCNRGFEGNPYLPGGCQDINECERLNFCTGTCINTLGSYRCQAPTKRLASYIGIVSALGSLLLLIAAMWCYRVIRKRLKANRKKRFFTRNGGILLEKQLHSTDNGVEKTKLFDAKELAQATDQYNENRVLGRGGQGTVYKGMLKDGRVVAVKKSKKVDKDDIELFINEVVILSQINHRHVVKLLGCCLETEVPLLVYEFIPNGTLFEHIHDPKEEFPLTWEMRIRIATEVASAISYLHSAASTPIYHRDIKSTNILLDSKYQAKVADFGTSRTISIDQTHVTTRVLGTFGYLDPEYFQSGQFTDKSDVYSFGVVIVELLTGEKAISSIRAEEGRSLITYFLHSVEENQLFDIIDSRVLKEGQKEEIVAIAQLAKRCLYLKGKKRPTMREVAAELEGIQIRKQGSGFQHSYDETEYHSIDLYDAYDISSNSSSMQFDTNPTCAADVRPLLK